One part of the Kryptolebias marmoratus isolate JLee-2015 linkage group LG13, ASM164957v2, whole genome shotgun sequence genome encodes these proteins:
- the usp28 gene encoding ubiquitin carboxyl-terminal hydrolase 28 isoform X1 produces MRAEQAENGEKSTNSQCRMLMNQLKEITGIQDQQILYKALKASQGDIGHAVGLLTTQTAEVQDPAEPQESGSSGETWEGQKESPKDELQAAIELSLQEAHNAQEEEREFHRALEASAEENAARMKRKRCEAQSEMCSPADWIRQDEWPVGIRNVGNTCWFSAVIQSLFHLPVFRRLVLSYHLSERVLEKCKSHADKRNIAFMQELRCLFALMVGSTRRFVDPSAAVELLRDAFRTSEAQQDVSEFSHKLLDWLEDAFQLAANGKNAEDKQQNPMVQLFYGTFVTERRHEGKTLYNIEQFGQYPLQVNGFNNLGECLEGAMVEKEIESLHSDHGVTSGRERWFKKLPPVLTFELSRFEFNTQLGRPEKIHKKLEFPQIIYMDRYLHKNIERTNERRGEVKKLKEQLAVLQQKLECYKNYGSGPMKYPLADMLQFVLEFATTKPTSVSPAEDLRLASSSPTPASLPISEAITKDSSEPGDADSAEGLVSTCQRTPIYKPFTQCRHPSDCPPHPAPHSVTEEELHFVKTCLQRWRTEVEHDINELKASIDKLNQTLEGIYSDNSLCQVPYRLHAVLVHEGQASAGHYWAYIYDHANQRWMKYNDVSITESSWDELERDSFGGMTNASAYCLMYIDDRLPHLITEDTDDETGQVLQGMDSLPPVLRCYVQEDNRWFQQELSEWEEQFCQTATPQEESAATAEPPSSSLQQTPVEPAPQSGPSTEEVEQGAALEPQSAPEEEEDKDDDARETAEAEDPEFLPQPESPGCETDATNTPAITDTLETSQSSTSADLQSQTPVQDADLSNQAPSELGEQRDEAEVSSEAKEHEASTEAPERGAERGDEEQQQEAPTRQRQTENEVSEVEIPNVGRIMVRADADGYNEEMMLTPAMQGVILAIAKARQTFDVEGPEAGLIKAFHEEYSRLFELSQEEITPQEDARLQHALVYFFQNKAPKRVIERTLLEQFTDRNLSFDERAISIMREARAKLRLIKPEDMDMDEYLEWHDDYRLFRTVFVHLLTGLEHYQHGKMQDALNYLSHAYETDATLLKKGDKRGVDKSLIAVYRRKCLAALNESASRLFCSGDESKVEEGVAIMDEAVIPCLHLMSRDSALSQEDRDAVESIRSHWCCCLGQDMDDALQVKLGELLPRVLDGSTDRVVLKDPPKVHVNQAHDLCSRLAAVMESIHSTAVVAVK; encoded by the exons ATGAGAGCCGAACAGGCTGAAAATGGAGAAAAGTCAACGAACTCG CAGTGCAGAATGCTGATGAACCAGCTGAAGGAGATCACTGGCATCCAGGACCAACAGATTCTTTATAAAGCCCTGAAG GCGAGCCAGGGGGACATTGGACATGCAGTGGGTCTGCTAACAACCCAGACTGCAGAGGTTCAGGACCCTGCAGAGCCACAGGAGTCAGGGTCATCTGGAGAAACCTGGGAGGGCCAGAAAG AGTCTCCTAAAGATGAACTGCAGGCCGCCATTGAGCTCAGCCTGCAAGAGGCCCACAACGCccaggaagaggagagagaatTCCACAG GGCTCTGGAGGCCAGCGCGGAGGAAAATGCAGCAAGAATGAAGAGGAAGAGATGTGAGGCCCAGAGTGAAATGTGCAGCCCTGCAGACTGGATCCGTCAGGACGAATGGCCTGTGGGGATCCGTAACGTCGGAAACACCTGCTGGTTCAGTGCCGTCATCCAG TCGTTGTTCCACCTGCCTGTGTTCAGGAGGCTGGTTCTCAGCTACCATCTGTCAGAGCGAGTCCTGGAGAAGTGTAAGAGCCATGCA gacaagaGGAACATAGCGTTCATGCAGGAGCTCCGCTGCCTGTTCGCCCTCATGGTGGGCTCCACCCGCAGGTTTGTGGATCCGTCTGCTGCAGTGGAGTTACTGCGAGACGCCTTCAGGACGAGTGAGGCTCAACAG gaTGTCAGTGAGTTTTCCCATAAACTGCTTGACTGGTTAGAGGATGCATTTCAGCTGGCTGCCAATGGAAA gaatgcagaagACAAGCAACAGAACCCCATGGTTCAGCTTTTCTACGGCACCTTTGTGACAGAGAGAAGACATGAAG GTAAGACGCTGTATAATATCGAGCAGTTTGGGCAATACCCCCTGCAAGTCAACGGCTTTAACAACCTGGGTGAATGCCTCGAAGGCGCAATGGTTGAGAAGGAGATCGAGTCGCTGCACTCGGATCACGGTGTCACGTCTGGACGAGAG AGATGGTTTAAAAAGCTACCTCCGGTCTTGACCTTTGAACTTTCTAGATTTGAATTCAACACCCAACTTGGACGTCCTGAGAAGATACACAAGAAGTTGGAGTTTCCCCAAATCATTTATATGGACAG ataTCTTCACAAAAACATTGAGCGGACCAATGAGAGAAGAGGAGAAGTGAAAAAGCTCAAGGAGCAGCTTGCAGTCCTTCAACAGAAACTTGAGTG TTATAAAAACTACGGCTCAGGACCTATGAAGTATCCTCTGGCGGACATGCTTCAGTTTGTTCTGGAGTTTGCTACCACCAAACCCACCAGCGTTTCCCCAGCTGAAGATTTGAGACTCGCCTCATCCTCACCGACTCCTGCAAGCCTTCCCATCAGCGAAGCCATCACCAAAGACAGCAG TGAACCTGGAGATGCAGATTCCGCAGAGGGGCTGGTTTCTACCTGCCAGCGGACACCCATTTACAAGCCTTTCACCCAGTGCAGACACCCCTCTGACTGCCCCCCACACCCAGCGCCCCACAGCGTCACAGAAGAAGAGCTGCACTTTGTTAAAACCTGCCTGCAGCGCTGGAGGACTGAAGTGGAGCACGACATAAACG aaCTCAAGGCCAGCATTGACAAGCTAAATCAGACGCTGGAGGGCATTTACTCCGACAACAGTCTCTGCCAG GTGCCTTATAGACTCCATGCAGTTCTTGTTCATGAAGGCCAGGCCTCAGCAGGGCATTACTGGGCTTATATCTACGACCACGCTAACCAGCGCTGGATGAAGTACAATGATGTCAGCATCACGGAGTCATCATGGGACGAGCTGGAACGAGACTCATTCGGAGGCATGACCAACGCAAGCGCATACTGCCTGATGTACATCGATGACAGACTGCCCCACCTTATCAcag AGGACACAGATGATGAGACAGGTCAGGTGCTCCAGGGCATGGACTCCCTGCCGCCCGTCCTCAGATGCTACGTCCAGGAAGACAACCGTTGGTTCCAGCAGGAGCTTAGCGAATGGGAGGAACAGTTCTGCCAGACCGCAACTCCACAGGAAGAGTCCGCAGCCACTGCAGAACCTCCGAGCTCCAGTTTACAGCAAACGCCTGTCGAGCCAGCGCCCCAGTCAGGACCCTCCACTGAAGAAGTGGAGCAAGGAGCTGCTTTAGAGCCGCAATCAGCccctgaagaggaggaggacaaagatGATGATGCCAGAGAGACGGCTGAAG CAGAAGATCCAGAGTTTTTGCCCCAACCTGAGAGTCCTGGCTGCGAAACAGACGCCACCAACACTCCAGCTATCACTGACACCCTGGAAACGAGCCAGAGCTCAACCTCAGCTGATCTGCAGAGTCAG ACCCCAGTTCAGGATGCAGATCTGAGTAATCAGGCGCCGTCTGAACTCGGCGAGCAGAGGGATGAGGCAGAAGTCAGCTCTGAAGCTAAAGAACATGAAGCTTCCACAGAAGCTCCTGAACGTGGAGCAGAGCGGGGAGacgaggagcagcagcaggaggctcCAACGAGACAGCGACAGACGGAGAACGAGGTTTCAGAGGTGGAGATCCCCAATGTGGGCAGGATCATGGTGAGGGCTGACGCTGATGGATACAATGAAGAG ATGATGCTCACTCCAGCTATGCAAGGTGTCATCCTTGCCATAGCCAAGGCCAGACAAACATTTGACGTAGAAGGCCCTGAGGCTGGCCTCATCAAG GCCTTCCACGAGGAGTATTCCCGCTTGTTCGAGCTCTCCCAGGAGGAGATCACGCCCCAGGAGGATGCCCGTCTGCAGCACGCTCTGGTTTACTTCTTTCAAAACAAGGCGCCCAAGCGCGTCATTGAGAGGACGCTGCTGGAGCAGTTTACAGACCGCAACCTGAGCTTTGATGAAAG GGCCATCAGTATAATGAGGGAAGCCCGGGCCAAGCTTCGTCTCATTAAACCAGAAGATATGGACATGGATGAATACCTG gAGTGGCATGATGACTACAGGCTGTTCAGGACGGTGTTTGTCCATCTGCTGACTGGACTGGAGCACTACCAGCATGGAAA GATGCAAGACGCTTTGAACTATTTGTCTCATGCGTACGAGACCGACGCCACCCTGCTGAAGAAGGGAGACAAACGTGGCGTGGACAAGTCTCTTATTGCAGTTTACAGGAGGAAGTGCCTCGCT GCACTGAATGAGAGCGCATCCCGCCTGTTTTGCAGTGGTGATGAGAGCAAAGTGGAAGAGGGCGTTGCCATAATGGACGAGGCCGTTATTCCCTGTCTTCACCTGATGAGCCGGGACTCAGCTTTATCTCAGGAGGACAGGGACGCTGTGGAGAGCATCCGCAGCCACTGGTGCTGCTGCCTGGGCCAGGACATGGATG ATGCACTACAGGTGAAGCTGGGCGAGTTGCTGCCGAGGGTTTTGGATGGTTCCACTGACAGAGTCGTGCTGAAAGATCCACCAAAAGTCCACGTCAACCAGGCCCACGACCTGTGCAGCCGCCTGGCTGCTGTCATGGAATCCATCCACAGCACCGCAGTTGTTGCTGTAAAGTAA
- the usp28 gene encoding ubiquitin carboxyl-terminal hydrolase 28 isoform X2: protein MRAEQAENGEKSTNSCRMLMNQLKEITGIQDQQILYKALKASQGDIGHAVGLLTTQTAEVQDPAEPQESGSSGETWEGQKESPKDELQAAIELSLQEAHNAQEEEREFHRALEASAEENAARMKRKRCEAQSEMCSPADWIRQDEWPVGIRNVGNTCWFSAVIQSLFHLPVFRRLVLSYHLSERVLEKCKSHADKRNIAFMQELRCLFALMVGSTRRFVDPSAAVELLRDAFRTSEAQQDVSEFSHKLLDWLEDAFQLAANGKNAEDKQQNPMVQLFYGTFVTERRHEGKTLYNIEQFGQYPLQVNGFNNLGECLEGAMVEKEIESLHSDHGVTSGRERWFKKLPPVLTFELSRFEFNTQLGRPEKIHKKLEFPQIIYMDRYLHKNIERTNERRGEVKKLKEQLAVLQQKLECYKNYGSGPMKYPLADMLQFVLEFATTKPTSVSPAEDLRLASSSPTPASLPISEAITKDSSEPGDADSAEGLVSTCQRTPIYKPFTQCRHPSDCPPHPAPHSVTEEELHFVKTCLQRWRTEVEHDINELKASIDKLNQTLEGIYSDNSLCQVPYRLHAVLVHEGQASAGHYWAYIYDHANQRWMKYNDVSITESSWDELERDSFGGMTNASAYCLMYIDDRLPHLITEDTDDETGQVLQGMDSLPPVLRCYVQEDNRWFQQELSEWEEQFCQTATPQEESAATAEPPSSSLQQTPVEPAPQSGPSTEEVEQGAALEPQSAPEEEEDKDDDARETAEAEDPEFLPQPESPGCETDATNTPAITDTLETSQSSTSADLQSQTPVQDADLSNQAPSELGEQRDEAEVSSEAKEHEASTEAPERGAERGDEEQQQEAPTRQRQTENEVSEVEIPNVGRIMVRADADGYNEEMMLTPAMQGVILAIAKARQTFDVEGPEAGLIKAFHEEYSRLFELSQEEITPQEDARLQHALVYFFQNKAPKRVIERTLLEQFTDRNLSFDERAISIMREARAKLRLIKPEDMDMDEYLEWHDDYRLFRTVFVHLLTGLEHYQHGKMQDALNYLSHAYETDATLLKKGDKRGVDKSLIAVYRRKCLAALNESASRLFCSGDESKVEEGVAIMDEAVIPCLHLMSRDSALSQEDRDAVESIRSHWCCCLGQDMDDALQVKLGELLPRVLDGSTDRVVLKDPPKVHVNQAHDLCSRLAAVMESIHSTAVVAVK, encoded by the exons ATGAGAGCCGAACAGGCTGAAAATGGAGAAAAGTCAACGAACTCG TGCAGAATGCTGATGAACCAGCTGAAGGAGATCACTGGCATCCAGGACCAACAGATTCTTTATAAAGCCCTGAAG GCGAGCCAGGGGGACATTGGACATGCAGTGGGTCTGCTAACAACCCAGACTGCAGAGGTTCAGGACCCTGCAGAGCCACAGGAGTCAGGGTCATCTGGAGAAACCTGGGAGGGCCAGAAAG AGTCTCCTAAAGATGAACTGCAGGCCGCCATTGAGCTCAGCCTGCAAGAGGCCCACAACGCccaggaagaggagagagaatTCCACAG GGCTCTGGAGGCCAGCGCGGAGGAAAATGCAGCAAGAATGAAGAGGAAGAGATGTGAGGCCCAGAGTGAAATGTGCAGCCCTGCAGACTGGATCCGTCAGGACGAATGGCCTGTGGGGATCCGTAACGTCGGAAACACCTGCTGGTTCAGTGCCGTCATCCAG TCGTTGTTCCACCTGCCTGTGTTCAGGAGGCTGGTTCTCAGCTACCATCTGTCAGAGCGAGTCCTGGAGAAGTGTAAGAGCCATGCA gacaagaGGAACATAGCGTTCATGCAGGAGCTCCGCTGCCTGTTCGCCCTCATGGTGGGCTCCACCCGCAGGTTTGTGGATCCGTCTGCTGCAGTGGAGTTACTGCGAGACGCCTTCAGGACGAGTGAGGCTCAACAG gaTGTCAGTGAGTTTTCCCATAAACTGCTTGACTGGTTAGAGGATGCATTTCAGCTGGCTGCCAATGGAAA gaatgcagaagACAAGCAACAGAACCCCATGGTTCAGCTTTTCTACGGCACCTTTGTGACAGAGAGAAGACATGAAG GTAAGACGCTGTATAATATCGAGCAGTTTGGGCAATACCCCCTGCAAGTCAACGGCTTTAACAACCTGGGTGAATGCCTCGAAGGCGCAATGGTTGAGAAGGAGATCGAGTCGCTGCACTCGGATCACGGTGTCACGTCTGGACGAGAG AGATGGTTTAAAAAGCTACCTCCGGTCTTGACCTTTGAACTTTCTAGATTTGAATTCAACACCCAACTTGGACGTCCTGAGAAGATACACAAGAAGTTGGAGTTTCCCCAAATCATTTATATGGACAG ataTCTTCACAAAAACATTGAGCGGACCAATGAGAGAAGAGGAGAAGTGAAAAAGCTCAAGGAGCAGCTTGCAGTCCTTCAACAGAAACTTGAGTG TTATAAAAACTACGGCTCAGGACCTATGAAGTATCCTCTGGCGGACATGCTTCAGTTTGTTCTGGAGTTTGCTACCACCAAACCCACCAGCGTTTCCCCAGCTGAAGATTTGAGACTCGCCTCATCCTCACCGACTCCTGCAAGCCTTCCCATCAGCGAAGCCATCACCAAAGACAGCAG TGAACCTGGAGATGCAGATTCCGCAGAGGGGCTGGTTTCTACCTGCCAGCGGACACCCATTTACAAGCCTTTCACCCAGTGCAGACACCCCTCTGACTGCCCCCCACACCCAGCGCCCCACAGCGTCACAGAAGAAGAGCTGCACTTTGTTAAAACCTGCCTGCAGCGCTGGAGGACTGAAGTGGAGCACGACATAAACG aaCTCAAGGCCAGCATTGACAAGCTAAATCAGACGCTGGAGGGCATTTACTCCGACAACAGTCTCTGCCAG GTGCCTTATAGACTCCATGCAGTTCTTGTTCATGAAGGCCAGGCCTCAGCAGGGCATTACTGGGCTTATATCTACGACCACGCTAACCAGCGCTGGATGAAGTACAATGATGTCAGCATCACGGAGTCATCATGGGACGAGCTGGAACGAGACTCATTCGGAGGCATGACCAACGCAAGCGCATACTGCCTGATGTACATCGATGACAGACTGCCCCACCTTATCAcag AGGACACAGATGATGAGACAGGTCAGGTGCTCCAGGGCATGGACTCCCTGCCGCCCGTCCTCAGATGCTACGTCCAGGAAGACAACCGTTGGTTCCAGCAGGAGCTTAGCGAATGGGAGGAACAGTTCTGCCAGACCGCAACTCCACAGGAAGAGTCCGCAGCCACTGCAGAACCTCCGAGCTCCAGTTTACAGCAAACGCCTGTCGAGCCAGCGCCCCAGTCAGGACCCTCCACTGAAGAAGTGGAGCAAGGAGCTGCTTTAGAGCCGCAATCAGCccctgaagaggaggaggacaaagatGATGATGCCAGAGAGACGGCTGAAG CAGAAGATCCAGAGTTTTTGCCCCAACCTGAGAGTCCTGGCTGCGAAACAGACGCCACCAACACTCCAGCTATCACTGACACCCTGGAAACGAGCCAGAGCTCAACCTCAGCTGATCTGCAGAGTCAG ACCCCAGTTCAGGATGCAGATCTGAGTAATCAGGCGCCGTCTGAACTCGGCGAGCAGAGGGATGAGGCAGAAGTCAGCTCTGAAGCTAAAGAACATGAAGCTTCCACAGAAGCTCCTGAACGTGGAGCAGAGCGGGGAGacgaggagcagcagcaggaggctcCAACGAGACAGCGACAGACGGAGAACGAGGTTTCAGAGGTGGAGATCCCCAATGTGGGCAGGATCATGGTGAGGGCTGACGCTGATGGATACAATGAAGAG ATGATGCTCACTCCAGCTATGCAAGGTGTCATCCTTGCCATAGCCAAGGCCAGACAAACATTTGACGTAGAAGGCCCTGAGGCTGGCCTCATCAAG GCCTTCCACGAGGAGTATTCCCGCTTGTTCGAGCTCTCCCAGGAGGAGATCACGCCCCAGGAGGATGCCCGTCTGCAGCACGCTCTGGTTTACTTCTTTCAAAACAAGGCGCCCAAGCGCGTCATTGAGAGGACGCTGCTGGAGCAGTTTACAGACCGCAACCTGAGCTTTGATGAAAG GGCCATCAGTATAATGAGGGAAGCCCGGGCCAAGCTTCGTCTCATTAAACCAGAAGATATGGACATGGATGAATACCTG gAGTGGCATGATGACTACAGGCTGTTCAGGACGGTGTTTGTCCATCTGCTGACTGGACTGGAGCACTACCAGCATGGAAA GATGCAAGACGCTTTGAACTATTTGTCTCATGCGTACGAGACCGACGCCACCCTGCTGAAGAAGGGAGACAAACGTGGCGTGGACAAGTCTCTTATTGCAGTTTACAGGAGGAAGTGCCTCGCT GCACTGAATGAGAGCGCATCCCGCCTGTTTTGCAGTGGTGATGAGAGCAAAGTGGAAGAGGGCGTTGCCATAATGGACGAGGCCGTTATTCCCTGTCTTCACCTGATGAGCCGGGACTCAGCTTTATCTCAGGAGGACAGGGACGCTGTGGAGAGCATCCGCAGCCACTGGTGCTGCTGCCTGGGCCAGGACATGGATG ATGCACTACAGGTGAAGCTGGGCGAGTTGCTGCCGAGGGTTTTGGATGGTTCCACTGACAGAGTCGTGCTGAAAGATCCACCAAAAGTCCACGTCAACCAGGCCCACGACCTGTGCAGCCGCCTGGCTGCTGTCATGGAATCCATCCACAGCACCGCAGTTGTTGCTGTAAAGTAA
- the usp28 gene encoding ubiquitin carboxyl-terminal hydrolase 28 isoform X3, translating into MRAEQAENGEKSTNSQCRMLMNQLKEITGIQDQQILYKALKASQGDIGHAVGLLTTQTAEVQDPAEPQESGSSGETWEGQKESPKDELQAAIELSLQEAHNAQEEEREFHRALEASAEENAARMKRKRCEAQSEMCSPADWIRQDEWPVGIRNVGNTCWFSAVIQSLFHLPVFRRLVLSYHLSERVLEKCKSHADKRNIAFMQELRCLFALMVGSTRRFVDPSAAVELLRDAFRTSEAQQDVSEFSHKLLDWLEDAFQLAANGKNAEDKQQNPMVQLFYGTFVTERRHEGKTLYNIEQFGQYPLQVNGFNNLGECLEGAMVEKEIESLHSDHGVTSGRERWFKKLPPVLTFELSRFEFNTQLGRPEKIHKKLEFPQIIYMDRYLHKNIERTNERRGEVKKLKEQLAVLQQKLECYKNYGSGPMKYPLADMLQFVLEFATTKPTSVSPAEDLRLASSSPTPASLPISEAITKDSSEPGDADSAEGLVSTCQRTPIYKPFTQCRHPSDCPPHPAPHSVTEEELHFVKTCLQRWRTEVEHDINELKASIDKLNQTLEGIYSDNSLCQVPYRLHAVLVHEGQASAGHYWAYIYDHANQRWMKYNDVSITESSWDELERDSFGGMTNASAYCLMYIDDRLPHLITEDTDDETGQVLQGMDSLPPVLRCYVQEDNRWFQQELSEWEEQFCQTATPQEESAATAEPPSSSLQQTPVEPAPQSGPSTEEVEQGAALEPQSAPEEEEDKDDDARETAEEDPEFLPQPESPGCETDATNTPAITDTLETSQSSTSADLQSQTPVQDADLSNQAPSELGEQRDEAEVSSEAKEHEASTEAPERGAERGDEEQQQEAPTRQRQTENEVSEVEIPNVGRIMVRADADGYNEEMMLTPAMQGVILAIAKARQTFDVEGPEAGLIKAFHEEYSRLFELSQEEITPQEDARLQHALVYFFQNKAPKRVIERTLLEQFTDRNLSFDERAISIMREARAKLRLIKPEDMDMDEYLEWHDDYRLFRTVFVHLLTGLEHYQHGKMQDALNYLSHAYETDATLLKKGDKRGVDKSLIAVYRRKCLAALNESASRLFCSGDESKVEEGVAIMDEAVIPCLHLMSRDSALSQEDRDAVESIRSHWCCCLGQDMDDALQVKLGELLPRVLDGSTDRVVLKDPPKVHVNQAHDLCSRLAAVMESIHSTAVVAVK; encoded by the exons ATGAGAGCCGAACAGGCTGAAAATGGAGAAAAGTCAACGAACTCG CAGTGCAGAATGCTGATGAACCAGCTGAAGGAGATCACTGGCATCCAGGACCAACAGATTCTTTATAAAGCCCTGAAG GCGAGCCAGGGGGACATTGGACATGCAGTGGGTCTGCTAACAACCCAGACTGCAGAGGTTCAGGACCCTGCAGAGCCACAGGAGTCAGGGTCATCTGGAGAAACCTGGGAGGGCCAGAAAG AGTCTCCTAAAGATGAACTGCAGGCCGCCATTGAGCTCAGCCTGCAAGAGGCCCACAACGCccaggaagaggagagagaatTCCACAG GGCTCTGGAGGCCAGCGCGGAGGAAAATGCAGCAAGAATGAAGAGGAAGAGATGTGAGGCCCAGAGTGAAATGTGCAGCCCTGCAGACTGGATCCGTCAGGACGAATGGCCTGTGGGGATCCGTAACGTCGGAAACACCTGCTGGTTCAGTGCCGTCATCCAG TCGTTGTTCCACCTGCCTGTGTTCAGGAGGCTGGTTCTCAGCTACCATCTGTCAGAGCGAGTCCTGGAGAAGTGTAAGAGCCATGCA gacaagaGGAACATAGCGTTCATGCAGGAGCTCCGCTGCCTGTTCGCCCTCATGGTGGGCTCCACCCGCAGGTTTGTGGATCCGTCTGCTGCAGTGGAGTTACTGCGAGACGCCTTCAGGACGAGTGAGGCTCAACAG gaTGTCAGTGAGTTTTCCCATAAACTGCTTGACTGGTTAGAGGATGCATTTCAGCTGGCTGCCAATGGAAA gaatgcagaagACAAGCAACAGAACCCCATGGTTCAGCTTTTCTACGGCACCTTTGTGACAGAGAGAAGACATGAAG GTAAGACGCTGTATAATATCGAGCAGTTTGGGCAATACCCCCTGCAAGTCAACGGCTTTAACAACCTGGGTGAATGCCTCGAAGGCGCAATGGTTGAGAAGGAGATCGAGTCGCTGCACTCGGATCACGGTGTCACGTCTGGACGAGAG AGATGGTTTAAAAAGCTACCTCCGGTCTTGACCTTTGAACTTTCTAGATTTGAATTCAACACCCAACTTGGACGTCCTGAGAAGATACACAAGAAGTTGGAGTTTCCCCAAATCATTTATATGGACAG ataTCTTCACAAAAACATTGAGCGGACCAATGAGAGAAGAGGAGAAGTGAAAAAGCTCAAGGAGCAGCTTGCAGTCCTTCAACAGAAACTTGAGTG TTATAAAAACTACGGCTCAGGACCTATGAAGTATCCTCTGGCGGACATGCTTCAGTTTGTTCTGGAGTTTGCTACCACCAAACCCACCAGCGTTTCCCCAGCTGAAGATTTGAGACTCGCCTCATCCTCACCGACTCCTGCAAGCCTTCCCATCAGCGAAGCCATCACCAAAGACAGCAG TGAACCTGGAGATGCAGATTCCGCAGAGGGGCTGGTTTCTACCTGCCAGCGGACACCCATTTACAAGCCTTTCACCCAGTGCAGACACCCCTCTGACTGCCCCCCACACCCAGCGCCCCACAGCGTCACAGAAGAAGAGCTGCACTTTGTTAAAACCTGCCTGCAGCGCTGGAGGACTGAAGTGGAGCACGACATAAACG aaCTCAAGGCCAGCATTGACAAGCTAAATCAGACGCTGGAGGGCATTTACTCCGACAACAGTCTCTGCCAG GTGCCTTATAGACTCCATGCAGTTCTTGTTCATGAAGGCCAGGCCTCAGCAGGGCATTACTGGGCTTATATCTACGACCACGCTAACCAGCGCTGGATGAAGTACAATGATGTCAGCATCACGGAGTCATCATGGGACGAGCTGGAACGAGACTCATTCGGAGGCATGACCAACGCAAGCGCATACTGCCTGATGTACATCGATGACAGACTGCCCCACCTTATCAcag AGGACACAGATGATGAGACAGGTCAGGTGCTCCAGGGCATGGACTCCCTGCCGCCCGTCCTCAGATGCTACGTCCAGGAAGACAACCGTTGGTTCCAGCAGGAGCTTAGCGAATGGGAGGAACAGTTCTGCCAGACCGCAACTCCACAGGAAGAGTCCGCAGCCACTGCAGAACCTCCGAGCTCCAGTTTACAGCAAACGCCTGTCGAGCCAGCGCCCCAGTCAGGACCCTCCACTGAAGAAGTGGAGCAAGGAGCTGCTTTAGAGCCGCAATCAGCccctgaagaggaggaggacaaagatGATGATGCCAGAGAGACGGCTGAAG AAGATCCAGAGTTTTTGCCCCAACCTGAGAGTCCTGGCTGCGAAACAGACGCCACCAACACTCCAGCTATCACTGACACCCTGGAAACGAGCCAGAGCTCAACCTCAGCTGATCTGCAGAGTCAG ACCCCAGTTCAGGATGCAGATCTGAGTAATCAGGCGCCGTCTGAACTCGGCGAGCAGAGGGATGAGGCAGAAGTCAGCTCTGAAGCTAAAGAACATGAAGCTTCCACAGAAGCTCCTGAACGTGGAGCAGAGCGGGGAGacgaggagcagcagcaggaggctcCAACGAGACAGCGACAGACGGAGAACGAGGTTTCAGAGGTGGAGATCCCCAATGTGGGCAGGATCATGGTGAGGGCTGACGCTGATGGATACAATGAAGAG ATGATGCTCACTCCAGCTATGCAAGGTGTCATCCTTGCCATAGCCAAGGCCAGACAAACATTTGACGTAGAAGGCCCTGAGGCTGGCCTCATCAAG GCCTTCCACGAGGAGTATTCCCGCTTGTTCGAGCTCTCCCAGGAGGAGATCACGCCCCAGGAGGATGCCCGTCTGCAGCACGCTCTGGTTTACTTCTTTCAAAACAAGGCGCCCAAGCGCGTCATTGAGAGGACGCTGCTGGAGCAGTTTACAGACCGCAACCTGAGCTTTGATGAAAG GGCCATCAGTATAATGAGGGAAGCCCGGGCCAAGCTTCGTCTCATTAAACCAGAAGATATGGACATGGATGAATACCTG gAGTGGCATGATGACTACAGGCTGTTCAGGACGGTGTTTGTCCATCTGCTGACTGGACTGGAGCACTACCAGCATGGAAA GATGCAAGACGCTTTGAACTATTTGTCTCATGCGTACGAGACCGACGCCACCCTGCTGAAGAAGGGAGACAAACGTGGCGTGGACAAGTCTCTTATTGCAGTTTACAGGAGGAAGTGCCTCGCT GCACTGAATGAGAGCGCATCCCGCCTGTTTTGCAGTGGTGATGAGAGCAAAGTGGAAGAGGGCGTTGCCATAATGGACGAGGCCGTTATTCCCTGTCTTCACCTGATGAGCCGGGACTCAGCTTTATCTCAGGAGGACAGGGACGCTGTGGAGAGCATCCGCAGCCACTGGTGCTGCTGCCTGGGCCAGGACATGGATG ATGCACTACAGGTGAAGCTGGGCGAGTTGCTGCCGAGGGTTTTGGATGGTTCCACTGACAGAGTCGTGCTGAAAGATCCACCAAAAGTCCACGTCAACCAGGCCCACGACCTGTGCAGCCGCCTGGCTGCTGTCATGGAATCCATCCACAGCACCGCAGTTGTTGCTGTAAAGTAA